The Zingiber officinale cultivar Zhangliang chromosome 2A, Zo_v1.1, whole genome shotgun sequence genomic sequence aTGCACATCGCATTTTCATTATATCtctctattttcaattttttttcagatttaaattcaaaaaattaatacttttaatttaaattatcaaattaaGATGGGAGGGCATGTATACATTAAAAAAGTTTACCgagtatattaattttaatttaaaattatttaaaattttctagatTCATCCGTCAGTTTAATCTAAAATTAACTaacaaatctaaactattcaaaaatttaatatttttttgggGATATGGCAACTCTTAAAAATCTATTAATGATGTTGATTAGTGAACATCATTGTCTTAAACTTTATAACAAGCTATGACAAATTTTATCAAGTTTTTaggatttaaaaatttattgtttTCAATTTAtactattaaatttaaatttcatagcATGAATATATTaaagagattttttaaaaatatattagttTCGATTTGAATTTTAAGTAATTAGGAATTATTTAAATCCATTAGTtggagaaaaaaaacaaagaatgaTGTCGCAGGGCAAATAACAATTATGGAAGAGGTAGGGGTATAATAGAGTCGATCTGAGCCTAACTCttaaatgtttgagtttgactcgtttataatcgagccgaactcgagttttatttaacgaatatattcatgattcacgagcttattcaaacttttatcgagtctaaacgagtttaataaatataaattataaatttaaatattcatttaaaactaaatgatatatttagagaaaattataatatttttattaaaatttataattttattctaataaataaatttaatatatttatctatatttttcataattagagtataaaatctataaattcaatatcaaaattattattttttcatttaaaagtttaTTCATGAGTTTACTAACGAATATGTTCACGAATTAATGACCCGAATATtgtgaaatttaagtttgatttatttaCCTTAACGAGTTTTATtaaacgaacttttatcgaatcgagattCGAATAGCTCATAAACGACTTGACTCATTTATACTCCTAGAAAAAGGAAACTTGTCCATGGGATTGAGCCGTCCATCTTGATAACTaattggatttagatattaattggGTCGAAGGTTTAGAGATATctggattataaaagaaaaaattgctAGAATTAAATTACAAAAAGCAGGAACAAGTAGAAGCCTGTTCTACGGTTCAAGTCCAATAACGTTACAGGACAAATTGGAAATAATAATTATAGCAAGTAGCACTAGGACAAAACCAAGAGGCGGTAGTAAATAGTAAGTGATGGAGACATATATTAGAAAGTCAATACCCGAACCAGCCCTCCTTGCACAGTGGTGCACGCACGGACGTCGTGGTTTTGTTTCCTTGATTCCACCGGCACCACGCGGCAAGGGAAGCACGAGGTGCGTTCTTGACTCCCACCTTCTTCTCCTGCGCATTTCGTCGAACACTAAGCACGCGTGCATTGTAAGACACAAGCGAGAGCTGGATTGGGCACGTACATGTTACAGACGATGTTCTCAGTGGGGAATGGTTTCGCCGGCGACGGATGCCTTGATTCGCTCGACGGTGCAGGCGATGAGGCTGTTTACGGTGGCGACGGAGCCGAGGGAGAGCTTCGCGGTGGGGATGGAGTCGACGAGGATCTGAAAAGCGACGGTGAGGAGGGAGCCGCCGGCCGCCGACATTCCTTGCGCCGCTGCGGAAGGCCCGTCGGGGAGGATGGCGAAGCCGGAGGGGAGGATCGCCACGTAGTCTGGGTCGCCGCCGTTCAGCACCACGTTCATGGCCATGACGTCGACCGGCGCGTAGACGACGTAGGACCCCGTCGCGTCCGTGCAACTCTCTTGCAGTATCAGCATGTTCCCCTGGTTCGAGTTCGTGCTCTGCTTCCCCAATTAACATTTCACTGTTAATTATCACGAATCGTAAAATCGGCTTCATACGAGAAACTGCGAGATGGTAATTACATTGACACGGAGAAGAGAGACGCAGTTGCCTTGATCTTGGCCATTGGCGATGTGCGCCATTTCTTGAACGACTCCGCCGTTAGAGAGTATATCCCACTGCGATTAATTCCACATCGATCACGATCAGAGATAACAGCGAATGAATACCTGCATGGCGAGCATTGATCGTATTGTGCACCTCGCTGCGAGTGGTTTCGTCGCGAAGGAAGTCGAAGACGCGCTTGGGCGAGACGGGGAGCCAGAAGGAGGTGGCGGCGTTGAGGACGATGCCCGGCGGACGACCGGGGTCGTCCACGCTCTTCCTAGTCATCACGCGCACGTCCTCCGCCCCGCTTCCCGACAGCGTTGTCCACTGATGCGTCGTCGACGCGCTCACGCCGCCGCAGAAACTCACCACCATCCTCTCCGCCAGCTTCAGCATGCTCTTTCGTCCTTCTGCGCTCGTTATCACTGCATGAATTGATGCACCGACGAAGAATCATCACGGCCGGAAAATTAATTTACAACGAAGATTAGTTCAGTTCGTAGACTGGGAACCGATCATGGCTACCGCCGATATCTGCAGAGGGGAAGTTGCTGGCCATCACGCTGGCGAGCCGCTCGCATTGGCGATCCAGAGTGCTGACCCACCTCTTGGCACCGAACGCTAGGCCGGAGTTGACCAGTGGCTTGTATATGTCGTGAACAGAGCGGTCGTCTACTTCGACGTGCTCCACCCACGTCACCTTGGAGTAGCCGTTGGGCATTTCCTGGATCAAGCAGCCGGAGGGCCTTCTCCTGCACCTCAGAACCGGGCCCGGCCGGAGGCCGTCGAGGGAAACGTCGACCACGGCCCAAGTGCCGTCGGGATGCTGCTTGCAGTACCTGACGAAGAGGCTCTCCCTCGTCGGAACGAGCGGAGAGGGAACTTGGAATTCTGCTGACATCTACGATCAAAATTCATCAAGTTTATAGGGGAAAAACTGATGGATAAATTAATGAGAcgcaaaagactttgaaattatGAATCTTTACCACTTGCAAAGCTCCGTTGTAATTGCCTGCGACTCCGGTGGATAGCACTTCCAGCATGAGAGCTCTCGACACGATCCCCGTGAACACGTTTGACCATTGATTCTGCTTCATAGATTCTCGATTAATTTGAGTATTCTTGTGGAGTTGACTTCGGGGAAGATCGATGAGTAATCAATCAAAGAGTAGAGTCATACCGCGTCCATGAGCATCTCCACGAGGTTCATCTGGTTCATGATGACCACCGCCGTCTCCCTGGACGCCTCCGTCTTGAGCGCGAACTGCTTCGGCCCGAGGCCTCGTGGGAAGGCTCGCGCGTACTCCTCCTCGTTAAGCGTCTCCCCGCAGGCACCGCCGGCGGCAGCGTTCATGGTATCGTGAGGCACCCATAGATGCTCGTTGACCTGCGCCATCCGGATGAGCTCCTCCATCGCCGCCACCGCCAGCTCCACCACCACCGGCTTCTCCACCTCGCTTTGTCCACCTAGGCCCCGGATCAGCTCCCCGCCGCCGCCGAAGAACCCCAAATCCAACGGAGACCTCGACGACGTCGTCGGAGATAGCAGCGGGTAAGACGAcgcagccgccgccgccgccgtcccTATTGGCTTCCCTACGTATTTTGCCGCTATACCCGATATTCTATCAATCTGCCAACGCACACACGATCGAGCATTTAAAATGCAAATATACAGATCGATCTTGAATTCTTGATTCAATATGAACGCATATACTTCTTCGCGAAGACGGGCGTTCTCGATGCGGAGATGGTGTTCGTCGAGCGACATCTCGCCGAGGGCGGCGGGGCCGCCGCAGTTAAGGCAGGAGGCGTGGCTGAGGGCCTCCTTGAACCTCATGTTCTCTGCCCGTAGCTTGTCGTTCTCTGCGCGCAGCCCGCTGTTCTCTTGCCGCTCGTGTTGATTCTGCTCAAATTTGCAAGCtacaattagaaaattttaacgaTCGTCGAAGAGAAGACGAAATGGTTGAATTATCATCGTGTGCCTTCATTTGGGTGCGCTTGTTCTGGAACCAGAATTTGATTTGCAGAGGCTCCAGACCGAGTTCTCTGCTCAGCTCTTTCCTCTGCTTGTCATCCGGATGAGGGTATTCCTTGAAGAACCTGACACAGGACAAAAATCTTCTTTTCAAGAAGATGATCGACGTTTTGGGAGATCTAATGGATGCCCAGTTTCATTACGCTTCCATTTCTTGGATCTGAAACTGAGTGTGGCGGTGGTAGGGCTTCTTGCGCGGCCGCTGGTTCTGGTCTTGGTCGTCGTCGCCGGAGGCTCCCTCGATGTTCTCGCTGCCGCCGGACTTGCTCTCGAAGTCCCCGTCCCGAGCCATCTCGCTCTCCGCTGTGGTCGCCGGTGCCATCTCCATCAGCTGGGTGCCGCCGTGCTGGTACTGCAGCGGGATCTGCTGCGCCGCCTCCAACAAGCTCGGCTTCAAGAATCCAATTGCCAAATCACAAACTAAAAACTTCAGGCCTTTcaggatttaaaaataaaacaaaaacaacTATCTCCTTTGAGTTCGATTAAAGTGCAAAATAACAAACCAAATCAAAGACGACACAGCTACAATAATCAAGAAAAAACTGaacaataatcaagataaaaaaaaaaagtttatgtTCAAATATATACCTGGCCGAGGGACAAGACTGAGGAAGAGCCAAAGCTGGTGCCTGTGTTCCTCCCCATCACGGAAGCTGCTGATTGATGTCTTGCAGGTATCATGATCCCCACAGGCATATTTCTCTCAACTAAACCCTAATTCCACCgcttccctctctctctctctctctctaaacCTAGATATCTCaaggaggagaaagaagagaggtgAAACAGCTcttaactataaaagaaatactTAAACGTACACATGATCaagaacaagaaaaagaagaCCAAGATCAGATATGCAGAAACATGTACACGATCAGCGCTGAGAGTGATGACAAAGTGCTCTTCCGATCTTGCTCTCTTACTTGCACTGCCTGCATGGTTTCAGAGAAAGGGCAAGAGTTGGGGAAGAGAAGCCATGAGAGGGGGATCTGGAGGAGGTAGGAGAGGAAGAGGTGATCAGGAGTAATTGCACAGCGCATTGAGAGGGTGCAATTGCATTTATTGAGAGGGTGGTGTTATTAGGGCTGAGAGAGAGTGATGGAGAGAGAAGGTCTCTCTTTTGTGGCCATCACATCTTTGTTTCCATTTAAGTCCCGGGGCACTCTCGAATATTTACGGAGTTCAAGCCATTGGTGATGTTAGGCTATCAATTAGGACATATGCGCTTTTTAAATTTATCCTTGCATTCGGTGAAAATTTTTTATAGAGTTGGACCGGTGATTTTCAAGATTAGTCGAATCACAACAACAACTGGATATTAATTATCATTTTCACATAGCAAATATGTGAGCAATTACAATAAACTAAGAAAGAAGGGAGCCTTAATCCAACCAACGATCAAATTGTTATTGTATAACCTTTAAAGTCACTGATCTGAATTGTAAAAATAATCACTTGTAAAATATAAGGTAAAATTATGTATAATAAATAATCTAATATGATCCAATCTTTCACTAGGATTCTACAATGATGTTGAACTGTCCTTTTAAATTGATCTTCTTTAGTAGGATACGTTTTGATTGTTTTTGCTAAGGTAAGAGGGGAGGGTGTTTGAAATCCAAAGGAGAAAAACAGTATTGATGGACTATAAGAGAAAGTATATCTGTCACGAGTCAGTGGACAAGGTATCGGTCAAAATCAAGGTGGTCAACACCGGGCTTACGGAAAGAACTTCAGCCAAAGGTGGTTGTCTGGTTATCTCAGTCGACAAAGGAGTGGACGAGCGGATCACCCAGCTGGTCAAACGAATGGATATCATAAGTCAGTCGGGCGAATGGACAAATCTATAGCCAGTTGTTTCGGTCGGCAGGAAAATGAGCCGCTCGGACAGCTCATCTGGCGCAAGGAATGACATTGCACGAGAGGAgatgagaaaataaaaaagaacactCTGTCTATCATTGAATATGAAGAAGTCAAAACAAAgaagaacactccatctatcattaatgcATGGAAGTCAAGATAAAGAAGTCTTTCTctgacaattaatatcattaaataagggcaGATAAACGATcacaaagaaaagtataaaatGGTACGCTAGGTATGAAGAAAGATAAGATTAATCTATTTCTTGATTATTCATTCTCTCTTCTTGATTCTAACTTGACTGTCGGAGGATCAATGTCAGGGGCCCCTTCcctgatttagttttgttttgtaggTTGAGATCTTTATCCCATAAGTAGTCACCTTATCCCGACTTTCCAACTTTCCTCATTAGAACAAGATCGAGTATGATGGACCAAGTAATATTAAACTTAGGGCATTCGGTTCAACTTCATGGATATTTTTCATTGACGGTCAGGATAAATCAGAAAGCTCTCATGACGAATGGTACAGAAACTTAATATTATATGATTGCACGCTTATTTAGAAAATAAATCCCTATAAATATACCATGATCAATATCTGAATAACCATTTGACCCTTCCGTTGAGCTGTACTCGATCTAGGGCCTAAAGTAGATAAACAGTGAAAGTGCTACGACCTGCATGCATGAGAAGCATCTGAATGAAGCGATCAGAGTTATGAAAGAAAGACAGATGCAATAACTTTGATTTTGCATATTCTGATGAACAGCATGCacataaacaatatatataatttaattagctTCTGAAGGATATTTGGAAAGGTTTATTTAATTACTCATATATGCATATTTCTCATCATCATTGTTTGGTTCGTACACAAACGAACAATTTTGCAACTATGCAGATTAAGCATGAAATCACACACATAGGCACAAAAGAATCTGCAGAAGGTTTAACTTTTTTAATTTTATGCTCTTTCTGTTTAAAATGCATGTGCCTCAAACACAATGGTGTGCTTTGTGTTCTAGCAATTGCTAGTGTTGTTTAAACATTCatgaatttaaataatttgtCTATTCTATATTGATCCGGGAAATAATAAATGAGTATTAGTAAAATCTGCTGAGATAGTTCAGCAGAGAAAAGTTTTGGATTTTTTGGTTCCATAGCCTCCTCGACTCTCGAACCTTCCGACTCCTTAGTCTTTCAATTTCTCGAGCCCTCCAACTCCTTAGTCTCCCGGTTTCTTGGCCCTTTCCGCTCTCGACTCTCAAGTCACTGTCTCCTTTGACTTCCCGACCTCTTGGCAACAAACGCGCATGACCATTTCAAGAAAAGAATAAATCATCGCACAAATCTAGgattattttaagaaaaagataatcattgattatttcaaaaaaaaaaaaataacggtGTGAACAAGTTTCacattatttaagaaattaaataatgacAACATAGAAAAAGGAATTGAAGGAAAAAGTCAGTAGTCTCCTTATAAAAGGTAATCCATTATTGTATCGAAGTACTGTTAGTATTAGTTTTAGagtcaattataagatgattaagTTTATTGGATTAATGGATGCATATttacttattgggttaatggtttatCTAATATGCTAAAATTCAatctattaaaaataattaatggagattaattatgTATTGAAGAGGGAGATCAAAGGACAAAAACCCTTAATATTCATTGGATAAATATAAAAGGCTTATGACATTGCATTTTGGAAGagattcatcatcttcttcttcctcctcctcttcttcttcttggccgaaactcctAACGTGGCTAGAATCATGAAAGTGGTTCTTCTCTAAATCTGAGTTCATGTAACGAACAGGAAACATGTTCgtatggataccgtagaggcgcggacaTTCTGATCATGCTAAGATTTGCATCTGAATCAAAGTTGTTATCGGGAGTACCGATCACGCAACAAAGATAACTATTCTATCTGATTGAGTAGCAAGAACAAGTATACCAGATTCTCAAGGATCTCCGGAGGGCTCCTTTTTCTGCTACGTTATATATTGTTTTATATATAAGATCCCAACAGGTACCTAatattcatcttcttcatcctcatcctcTAACTTGAGGGTTAGAGTGGTTGCGCCAAAAAATCCCTGGCCATCATTCTAAccctcttcttcttgtttaccTTCATCCAGGCTCCCAATCACATCATTATCCTTGTTGCTATTTGGTGGTTGCAATTAATTTGGCAATAGAGTCAACTCACTAGTGGTTCACTCGTCTACCGTTGACTAGAGACATTCATCCTAGTCATGGTGACTTCGCCAACATTAACAACACCTCACTAGTGGCTCCCGCGGATAGAGGTATCATTGACCAAAGACCTTCCTCGTGGTCATGGCTCCCACGAGTAGAAGtctcttcttcatcttcctcaatGATCTCCAAGGAATAACGCATGTCAGCAGGCTCATTGATTGGTGACTTGACCATCCACAGTATATTGGCTGAAACTAATTGGCATCATTTGTGGGAACGTCTGAATCAAGACATTGCGATGGTTAACACTAAAAGGACTACTAACAACCGTAACTCTGATGGAGAAAGAGTTGCGATGGAGGAGCGATCGTCACTCAAGAGAATCTTAATGTCACCAGCAGGATCGGGTCATTCTCTATTTCAGCGGGATTAAGCTATTATCTCTCAGCAGGATCAATATTACGTCTCTCCTTGACTCCACGGATATTTCGGCAGTCCAGGGATCGAGTTATTATCTCCAGTATAATAACAGGGTCATCTTAAAATTGCGCATCAGGTTTAAATGCATATAGTTCTATCTTACTCGGACATAGTTAGGATCAAGATCTTCTAGGTTGCAGTAGCGAACTCTCCTTCGTACAAGGATTGAGCGAGTATCGTATCGTTTTGTCCTTTTCAGGGGCTAAACTTCCCTGGACTTGAACATAGTCGGAGTTGAGATCCTCCAGACTATGGTAGTAAACTCCCCTTCGTACAAGGGTTGAGCGAGTATTATATCGCCTTGTCTTTTTCAGGGCACAAACTGTAGGATCGGTGGTGTTGATAGAGGGTGGTGAATATCAACTTGTCGCTTTTCGCTTTGATTTCGTTCGTTCTTTCTATCAAAGTGTTGCTCGCagcaaaatataataaaaaattaaataaagtatATTTGCCAGATTT encodes the following:
- the LOC122041830 gene encoding homeobox-leucine zipper protein ROC2-like yields the protein MPVGIMIPARHQSAASVMGRNTGTSFGSSSVLSLGQPSLLEAAQQIPLQYQHGGTQLMEMAPATTAESEMARDGDFESKSGGSENIEGASGDDDQDQNQRPRKKPYHRHTQFQIQEMEAFFKEYPHPDDKQRKELSRELGLEPLQIKFWFQNKRTQMKNQHERQENSGLRAENDKLRAENMRFKEALSHASCLNCGGPAALGEMSLDEHHLRIENARLREEIDRISGIAAKYVGKPIGTAAAAAASSYPLLSPTTSSRSPLDLGFFGGGGELIRGLGGQSEVEKPVVVELAVAAMEELIRMAQVNEHLWVPHDTMNAAAGGACGETLNEEEYARAFPRGLGPKQFALKTEASRETAVVIMNQMNLVEMLMDANQWSNVFTGIVSRALMLEVLSTGVAGNYNGALQVMSAEFQVPSPLVPTRESLFVRYCKQHPDGTWAVVDVSLDGLRPGPVLRCRRRPSGCLIQEMPNGYSKVTWVEHVEVDDRSVHDIYKPLVNSGLAFGAKRWVSTLDRQCERLASVMASNFPSADIGVITSAEGRKSMLKLAERMVVSFCGGVSASTTHQWTTLSGSGAEDVRVMTRKSVDDPGRPPGIVLNAATSFWLPVSPKRVFDFLRDETTRSEWDILSNGGVVQEMAHIANGQDQGNCVSLLRVNSTNSNQGNMLILQESCTDATGSYVVYAPVDVMAMNVVLNGGDPDYVAILPSGFAILPDGPSAAAQGMSAAGGSLLTVAFQILVDSIPTAKLSLGSVATVNSLIACTVERIKASVAGETIPH